The sequence below is a genomic window from Ottowia sp. SB7-C50.
GGCGGCACAGGTGCTCAAGCCCGCGCTGGCCAGCATCGAGGCGGAACTGGGGCGTCGCAACCGTTTCAGCTGCATGCTGGCGGCGCTGCTGGCGGCCACGGCCTGGGAAGGCGACCGGCCCGCCGAGGCGGCCGCGCTGCTGGCTGACCGGCTGGACATCCTGGAGCACAGCGGGCTTCCCGAGGCGCTGCTGCTGGCCTATCGGACGGCTGCGCGCGTGGCGCTGGCCGATGGCGCCGAGCACCGCGCGCTGGAACTGCTGGGCGCGCTGGACGCCACGGCGGCGGCGCGCAGCTTGCCCCGCCTGCGGATAGCCAGCCTGCTGGAGCAGGTGCGCCTGCACGCGCGCGCCTACCGCGCCCAGACCTGCCGAGACCTGTGCGCACAAATCGATGTGCTCATCCAGCAGGAAACCGGCATCGACGGCGCGCCTGCGCGCGGCCCTGTGTGGCACCGAAGCGTGCAGGCGCTGCGTGACCAGGCGCAAGGGTATGCGGCCATTGCGGCCAAACAATGGCGCGAAGCGCTGGCGCCACTGGCGCGCGCCGATGAATACGCGCGGGAGGTCAAGCTCGGCCGTCTGCACATCGAATTGCTGGGCCTGCGCGCCTTCGCCCTGGCGCGCTGCGGCCAAGATTCAGAACACCTGTTGCGCGAAGCGTTCGACCTGGCTTCCACCTACGGCCTGCGCCGCGTGCTGACCGACGCGCACCCCGACCTGGCCGCCTGGATGGCCACCTTGTCGGACGAGAGCACGCAACAACCGGTGTCTTTGCATGCGGAAGCAGCGCCGCCGCGGCCCGCCCCGGTGGCCGTCGCGCAGCAAGGCGGCGTGCTGACCCCGAAAGAGCGCGAAGTGCTGTTGCTGCTGGCACGCAACCTGTCGAACAAGGAGATCGGCCGCGCGATGGACGTGGGCGAAACCACCATCAAGTGGCACGTGAAGAACCTGTTCTTCAAGCTGGATGCCGGTACGCGCAAACAGGTGGTGCAACGGGCGCGGATTCTGGGCCTGATCGACTCGCCCGCCTGACGGCGCGGGGCTGCGCAGCCCTTCCGCCCCACCCCCTCCTTCAAGTAGGGGGCGCGGCTGCCCGGCCAGGGCTAATCTACGTCATCAATGAGTGCATGGCCCATTTCCAGGGCTGCACAAGAAGGAGACGAAAGATGAGCACCGCCACTGCCCAACCGGCTGCAAAGGCACCCGCCGTATTGACGCGCGGCATTCAGGTCCACCCTGTCACATGCGCCATTGGCGCCGAATTGCGCAACGTGAACCTGGGCGACGCTTCGCGCGACGCAGGCCTGGCCGACGAGATCCGTGCGCTGCTGGTGCAATACGGCGTGCTGTTCTTCCGCGACCAGAACATCCAGCGGTCCGAGCACGTCGGCTTTGCGCGCCACTTCGGCGAACTGGAGGATCACCCCGTGGTGGGCAGTGACCCCGACCACCCTGGCCTCGTGCTCGTCTACCGCAGCGCGCAAAGCCCGGCCGAGCGCTATGAAAACAGCTGGCATGCCGATGCCACCTGGCGCGAAAAGCCGCCCATGGCGTGTGTGCTGCGCTGCATCGAGCGCCCGGAAGTGGGCGGCGACACGATGTGGGCCAACATGCGCCTGGCTTACGAAAAGCTGCCGCAGCACATCAAGGACCAGATCGCCCACCTGCGCGCGCGCCACAGCATCGAAGCCAGCTTTGGCGCGGCGATGCCGATCGAGAAGCGCCTGGCGCTGAAGGCGCAATTCCCCGACGCCGAGCACCCGGTGGTGCGCACGCACCCGGAATCCGGCGAAAAAATCCTTTTCGTCAACGGTTTCACCACGCATTTCACGAACTTCCACACCGCAGCCCACGTGCGCTACGGCCAGGACTACAGCCCCGGTGCGTCCAGCCTGCTCGCCTACCTGATCAGCCAGGCGCAGATTCCCGAATACCAGGTGCGCTGGCGCTGGCAGCCGAACGACGTGGCCATGTGGGACAACCGTTCGGTGCAGCACTACGCCGTCATGGACTACCCACCCTGCACCCGCAAGATGGAGCGCGCCGCCATCATGGGCGACGCCCCGTTCTGACGCGACACGCGAGCGACTGTCCGCAAGCTGAGTCACCCCCTTCGTTTCACCCTTTTCCTGAGGTCGAAGTCATGAACTTTCTCGACGGTGCCCTTTACCCCGAAAACCAGCAACCCCTGATCATCACCGCCGCGCCCTACGCGCCGGCCTGGGTGCCCTCCGATTTTCCCGAAGACATTCCGGTCACGATGGAGGAGCAGATCCAGAAAGCCGTGGACTGCTACAACGCCGGCGCCACCGTGCTGCACCTGCACGTGCGCGAGCTGGACGGCAAGGGCAGCAAGCGCCTGTCCATGTTCAACGAACTGATCGCCGGCGTGCGCAAGGCGGTGCCCGAGATGATCATCCAGGTCGGCGGCTCGATCAGCTTCGCACCGGAGACCGAAGGCGCGGCCGCCAAATGGCTGAGCGACGACACGCGCCACATGCTGGCCGAACTGGAGCCCAAGCCCGACCAGGTCACGGTCACCATCAACACCTCGCAGATGAACGTGGTCGAGCATTGGGAAGACGCGGACATCAAGGGCACGTCGATGGAAGACCCCGAGGTCTACCACGCCTACAAGGAAATGACGGTGCCGGCGCAACCGGGCTGGGCCGAGGAGCACATCCGCAGGCTCAATGCGGCAGGCATCCAGAGTGCCTTCCAGTGCTACAACATCAATAGCTTCGAGTCGGTCGAGCGCCTGATGCGGCGCGGCATCTACAAGGGGCCGCTGGTGATGAACTGGGTGGCCATCGGCGGCGGCATGGACGCGCCCAACATCTACAACCTGGCCAACTTCGTGCGCGCCACGCCCGACGGCGCCGTGCTGACGGTGGAAAGCTCGATGCGCAACGTGCTGCCGATTAACATGATGGGCATCGCCATGGGCTTGCACGTGCGCTGCGGCATTGAAGACAACCTGTGGAACCAGTCGCGCACCGAGCGCATGAGCACCGTCGAGCAGATCGAGCAGCTGGTCCGTATCTCGCGCGAGTTCGGCCGCCCCATCGCCACCGCCAAGCAGGCGCGCGAGATCTGCCGCATCGGCGTCTTCTACGACACGGTCGAGGAGTCCCTGCTGGCCAACGGCTTCGCGCCCAACCGCAACGGCGGTCAGCAAGGTTTTCTGCGCAAGGCGGCTTGAGTCACCGCCCGCGCGACAGTCTTTCGCTCGTTTTCTTCTTTTCGTCCCGAGGGGCGCGTGCCGCGCGCCCGCTCAGGGGTTTCGCCTGTTCCACCCTTCTGGCAGTTCGGCCATTCCAAGCACATGACACACGTTTCACGTTTTGCTTCGCTCGCCTTGGCCGCCGCTGCGGCGTTGGCTTCTTCGGCCAGTTTCGCCTTCGGCGACAAGCCGGTCAAACTCATCGTGCCTGCCCCGGCCGGCGGCACCATGGACGCCACCGCGCGCATCATCAGCGACCTGCTGGCGCAGGAAATCAAGCAGCCCGTGGTGGTCGAAAACAAGCCGGGTGCGGGCGGCGCGATTGCCGTGAAATACATGCTGTCGCTGCCCGCCGACGGTCAGGCCCTGATGGTGACGGCCAGCAACATCCTGACCGAGATCCCGCATGTGCTGAAGGGCGGCTTCGATCCCCTCAAGGACGTCAAGCCGGTGGCGCTCATGTCGC
It includes:
- a CDS encoding TauD/TfdA dioxygenase family protein; the encoded protein is MSTATAQPAAKAPAVLTRGIQVHPVTCAIGAELRNVNLGDASRDAGLADEIRALLVQYGVLFFRDQNIQRSEHVGFARHFGELEDHPVVGSDPDHPGLVLVYRSAQSPAERYENSWHADATWREKPPMACVLRCIERPEVGGDTMWANMRLAYEKLPQHIKDQIAHLRARHSIEASFGAAMPIEKRLALKAQFPDAEHPVVRTHPESGEKILFVNGFTTHFTNFHTAAHVRYGQDYSPGASSLLAYLISQAQIPEYQVRWRWQPNDVAMWDNRSVQHYAVMDYPPCTRKMERAAIMGDAPF
- a CDS encoding 3-keto-5-aminohexanoate cleavage protein is translated as MNFLDGALYPENQQPLIITAAPYAPAWVPSDFPEDIPVTMEEQIQKAVDCYNAGATVLHLHVRELDGKGSKRLSMFNELIAGVRKAVPEMIIQVGGSISFAPETEGAAAKWLSDDTRHMLAELEPKPDQVTVTINTSQMNVVEHWEDADIKGTSMEDPEVYHAYKEMTVPAQPGWAEEHIRRLNAAGIQSAFQCYNINSFESVERLMRRGIYKGPLVMNWVAIGGGMDAPNIYNLANFVRATPDGAVLTVESSMRNVLPINMMGIAMGLHVRCGIEDNLWNQSRTERMSTVEQIEQLVRISREFGRPIATAKQAREICRIGVFYDTVEESLLANGFAPNRNGGQQGFLRKAA